One genomic segment of Plasmodium vivax chromosome 9, whole genome shotgun sequence includes these proteins:
- a CDS encoding hypothetical protein, conserved (encoded by transcript PVX_091985A; Apicoplast targeted protein. Curated by Stuart Ralph, Walter and Eliza Hall Institute of Medical Research, Australia.) — protein MWRGTLVILLFAFLSCGDRFAWGRRICNVLQFGSYALASSKENRRHFKYAVVGIIDPLDKNKVLWSRQKRHRKFNLHILKNLYDKFFCNLNDYVYLRHGGDFIVRIFHINLKNTIKYMLKHKVVSGTLKEDCRGDANILCVKERGALYRFLNNVNL, from the exons ATGTGGAGGGGCACGCTCGTCATTCTTTTGTTTGCTTTCCTCTCCTGCGGTGACCGATTCGCTTGGGGAAGAAGGATTTGCAACGTTCTCCAGTTCGGCTCGTATGCCCTGGCCAGCAGCAAGGAGAATAGGAGGCACTTCAAATACGCG gtggTAGGCATAATCGACCCCTTGGACAAAAACAAAGTCCTATGGAGTCGGCAGAAAAGACACAGGAAATtcaatttgcacattttaaaaaatctgtATGACAAATTCTTTTGCAACCTTAACGACTATGTGTATTTGAGGCACGGGGGCGATTTCATTGTTCGCATCTTTCACATCAACTTAAAG AACACCATCAAGTACATGCTGAAGCACAAAGTCGTGAGTGGGACGCTGAAGGAAGACTGCAGAGGCGATGCGAACATTTTGTGCGTGAAGGAAAGGGGTGCGTTGTAtcgatttttaaataacgTGAATTTGTAg
- a CDS encoding hypothetical protein, conserved (encoded by transcript PVX_091990A) produces MTGSLLLRSSLLLFCVACANCKLPYPQSDLLKIDADNAQTVFDTNEYWLVKFYAPQCVHCKRIWSTVMNVKIDVQIDEKRRVYFGEVNCDDTNGRRVCEKYDVLKIPQLKLFKGSELLSTYSYTTNDERFIKKWINYVTTPVFWAVHSEEELNSCQTDDNFFLTCSENLSDDLIKAAKLYSEECFFINIKNGELCDKLNIKANHLHVGGAEEHATYDLSKIDFEELKSFMNKNRFPLVSKVDHHTFFNLRSSGNNLILLLLDLEKGLNAHLSQFTHYAKRHKRLGEFIFAYIDGKYYEENLELYGTDARKYPQIIVFSKRPHEYYFEDYFDLDHLDDVIDQIVKGSLKAKTETFTKSTILLTQLKKHINYIIEKAFKTDFTSFVGFFCFVIMIILTSVLVVHTIYKFINGPGTAAHAKEKKKNK; encoded by the exons ATGACGGGCAGCCTCCTCCTTCGCAGTTCACTCCTGCTCTTCTGCGTAGCCTGCGCGAATTGCAAGCTGCCCTACCCCCAGAGTGACCTCCTCAAAATTGACGCGGACAATGCGCAAACTGTTTTCGACACAAATGAGTACTGGCTTGTGAAATT TTACGCCCCCCAGTGCGTGCACTGCAAGCGCATATGGAGCACCGTaatgaatgtaaaaattgacGTACAAAttgatgaaaaaagaagggtATACTTTGGAGAG GTTAACTGCGACGACACGAACGGACGGCGCGTTTGCGAAAAGTACGACGTTTTAAAGATACCCCAGTTGAAACT ATTTAAGGGAAGCGAATTGCTCTCAACCTACTCATACACCACGAACGACGAgcgttttataaaaaaatggataaacTATGTCACAAC GCCAGTCTTTTGGGCTGTCCATTCGGAGGAAGAGTTAAATTCGTGCCAAACGGACGACAACTTCTTTCTGACTTGTTCGGAAAATTTaagc GACGACTTAATCAAGGCGGCAAAGCTGTATAGCGAGGAATGCTTCTTTATTAACATTAAGAATGGG GAGCTGTGCGATAAGTTAAACATCAAGGCAAACCACCTTCACGTGGGGGGTGCAGAGGAGCATGCGACATATGACCTGAGCAAAATC GACTTCGAAGAGCTGAAGTCgtttatgaataaaaatcGGTTCCCCCTAGTGAGCAAGGTTGACCACCACACCTTCTTTAACCTGAGGAGCAGTG GAAATAATTTGATACTGCTCCTCTTGGACTTGGAAAAAGGGCTTAACGCACACCTCTCCCAATTTACACATTATGCTAAgag GCATAAACGATTGGGAGAgttcatttttgcgtacaTAGACGGGAAGTACTACGAAGag AACCTAGAGCTGTATGGCACCGACGCGAGGAAGTACCCGCAAATCATCGTTTTCAGCAAACGTCCCCAC GAGTACTACTTCGAGGACTACTTCGACTTGGACCACCTCGATGACGTGATAG ACCAAATTGTGAAGGGAAGCCTTAAAGCGAAGACTGAAACGTTTACCAAGTCGACCAT ATTATTAACGCAGCTTAAAAAGCACATAAATTACATCATAGAAAAGGCCTTTAAAACGGACTTCACTTCCTTCGTGGGGTTCTTTTGCTTCGTCATTATG ATAATACTGACGAGCGTTTTGGTGGTGCACACGATTTACAAGTTCATAAATGGCCCAGGGACGGCAGCCCAcgcgaaggagaaaaaaaaaaacaagtga
- a CDS encoding hypothetical protein (encoded by transcript PVX_091992A) yields MRNNTVVTEYISQKALMYEPTQEEIKFQHKNQLKSLRYIFCGKELDDFEKEKIQELKDLVNNLKKKEKEGQGGETYESAFKSTIFADDNYVLRFLQGNEFNFEKCYYDMLRHLEWRDENLPVKYEDVEDMLKKGYIYVHGRDKQMHPIIIINCKNFISASAKDVLKVAYYWMEFIISELFIEGKIEQWRVIIDLSSCGVLNIPIGTLKDISKCLSCNYRSRLSKMLVLSAPLFVTGMWHMLKSIIPVVTQQKITISSAEIDKRLLEQVDLDQLEKKFGGTCENVTVFTKPIMP; encoded by the exons ATGAGGAACAACACGGTGGTGACCGAGTACATTTCGCAGAAGGCCTTGATGTATGAGCCCACCCAGGAGGAAattaaattt CAGCACAAGAATCAGCTGAAAAGCCTGAGGTACATTTTCTGTGGCAAAGAACTGGACGAtttcgaaaaggagaaaatacaGGAGCTAAAGGACCTCgtgaacaatttaaaaaaaaaagagaaagaaggaCAAGGGGGAGAGACCTACGAGTCCGCTTTCAAGAGCACCATTTTTGCAGATGACAATTATGTGCTCCGTTTCCTGCAAGG AAAcgaatttaattttgaaaagtgTTACTATGACATGCTGAGGCACCTGGAGTGGCGGGATGAGAACCTTCCGGTGAAGTACGAAGATGTGGAGGACATGTTG AAAAAGGGATACATTTACGTGCACGGGCGGGACAAACAAATGCACCCCATAATTATTATCAACTGCAAAAACTTCATTTCTGCGAGTGCG AAGGACGTTTTGAAGGTGGCCTACTACTGGATGG aatTCATCATTTCGGAGCTCTTCATCGAAGGGAAAATCGAGCAGTGGAGGGTCATAATTGACTTGTCCTCCTGTGGAGTTTTGAACATCCCCATCGGGACGTTGAAGGACATTTCCAAGTGCCTCAGC tgCAATTACCGATCGAGGCTTTCCAAAATGCTAGTCCTTAGCGCCCCCCTCTTTGTGACGGGCATGTGGCACATGCTCAAATCAATCATCCCG GTCGTGACGCAGCAGAAGATAACAATCTCGTCAGCGGAGATAGAC AAAAGGCTCCTGGAGCAAGTGGACCTGGACCAATTAGAGA AAAAATTCGGAGGAACCTGCGAAAACGTAACCGTCTTCACCAAGCCAATCATGCCATAA
- a CDS encoding hypothetical protein (encoded by transcript PVX_091995A) produces MANSRPTGSFTVMQSLPPVLGEMIKKGASAILSTVQGGDHTKCEDGKREGSGNYREDDSTKSVACEGGYHSDGCEDGSTCASSIGKSVHRINASFGKIKKNLNDISQAIYSEGETGDELGDQSDGQSDGATASSDESSLVRTFNASSGNAQNGDDGDSDGNYDDEGGNRKRNRQLQLLLNNVINTKLQKKKIGTLDIIDECISMKNDCNSSGEKRDQGGEEDGCEFLVDGVPRGISYAQSVDLRGVDNLHELLGVAGGDFAVDADAQTGFDVVNLKDPGAASSEDEEDAEAASEPSSEEPPKGHAPEEKRFTDRLHNVKDSQKDIKGRLTYPINFFLKKQQKFFHLLRRKKKLFYCVLHFCFLFSYLLFCLSFILCKRALYGTFYDQDL; encoded by the exons ATGGCCAACTCCCGTCCGACAGGCAGCTTCACCGTGATGCAGAGCCTCCCTCCAGTGTTAGGAGAAATGATAAAGAAAGGGGCATCTGCAATCCTGTCTACAGTGCAGGGTGGCGATCACACCAAGTGTGAGGATGGGAAAAGGGAAGGTAGTGGTAACTACAGGGAGGATGACAGCACGAAGAGTGTTGCTTGTGAGGGCGGCTACCACTCGGACGGCTGCGAGGATGGCTCCACGTGCGCCTCCTCCATCGGGAAGAGCGTGCACCGCATAAACGCCAGCTTCGgcaagataaaaaaaaacctaaaCGATATAAGTCAAGCCATCTACTCGGAGGGAGAAACGGGCGACGAGTTGGGCGACCAATCGGATGGCCAATCGGACGGCGCAACCGCCTCAAGCGACGAGAGCAGCCTGGTGAGGACGTTTAACGCGTCCAGCGGCAACGCCCAAAATGGTGACGATGGCGATAGCGATGGCAACTACGATGACGAGGGAGGGAACAGGAAAAGGAACAGGCAGTTGCAGCTCCTCCTGAACAACGTAATAAACACCAagttgcagaaaaaaaaaatcggcaCGCTAGACATCATCGACGAATGCATATCTATGAAGAACGATTGTAACTCCAGTGGGGAGAAGAGGgaccaggggggggaggaagacgGCTGCGAGTTCCTTGTGGACGGGGTGCCTCGAGGCATCAGCTACGCACAGAGTGTGGACTTACGCGGGGTGGACAATTTGCACGAGCTGTTGGGGGTGGCGGGGGGCGACTTTGCGGTGGACGCGGACGCGCAGACGGGCTTCGACGTGGTGAACTTGAAGGACCCGGGTGCGGCCTCCAGTGAAG ACGAAGAGGACGCCGAAGCGGCGAGCGAGCCTAGCTCTGAGGAACCCCCAAAGGGACACGCCCCCGAGGAGAAGCGGTTCACTG ACCGTCTACACAATGTTAAAGACTCCCAAAAGGATATAAAGGGCAGACTAACCTACccaataaatttttttttaaaaaaacagcaaaagtTCTTCCATCTTTTgaggagaaagaagaagCTCTTCTACTGCGTGCtgcatttttgcttcctcttttcttACCTTCTCTTTTGCCTTTCCTTTATCCTTTGCAAGCGGGCCCTCTACGGCACGTTCTACGACCAGGACTTGTGA
- a CDS encoding hypothetical protein, conserved (encoded by transcript PVX_092000A) produces MGQTGEEGSRNGESGEKEQDGDVVEPIQFVDVNATNIFDLDLTQLDIKRVNNHMRLSEISQLYYYLNKNSFCYTSEERPYISNMLQLKSFFSSNDVENYEILEQLKQHDARENSRMRKFNLGRVISRSKLEEREMMGMSGGKRGPQKVGGTWNEYGADVQTDVGDEWEGRGSGSDNRNGSSNRNGSSNRYASDNRYASDNRNGGDGDPLGGAKPKGGSNQRNGHHTPGKAWHTRVSPTNSCHSSELTSSTSSSSFCSSSSSSSSSLSSLSAFSTNRADKSGKKGTHMSNLKILDVIKKYNENLEKIETKKKKKIKSRIGKLKKYDSVSIQGHNNKMVMWQIYKFVKQKSSVSIIGQLIYSSRDCKKFLYNGLDCHMNRWNVVPCLGYLNDISEQEVAHRIQVYNFYEFIYLFDEFPLCCRHRRRLCGAQFGGETEKTKLGETTEEATPGEANHSSPCEYDDQIVFNSLQREKKQRDQPNCSFRVFYYDRFLYKNTQMVPQLAKNCISINRSTGENFNFYLKSNVYATVRDTYNVFFDPNNTYVLTQKNFEYLYFFCFNCEAYYDINIILCSLLYSHMNGLKGLEAPGDLAKMAPFLQKYKKQYDVRIKRQRVKQTDVYFICPNCTLNNVHHVNEHLPFFFYFCDIVNLHNHPFLIYNECMKNIFHLDLPFFCLYNVPEEKALLNAQKKKMPIVDRGKSLPAQKASKKKKNAPVCASGKRRSGKGGEAPAVAQGGKQIGNPIGSGSTIGSGNPIGSSSTIGSSNAIGSNNTTGSSNPIGSSNPIGSNNTTGSNNTTGSNNTTGSNNTSGSSNPTGSERSAVRAQERVPLAPLTPPARGRHCEVAERGAQEGQRSSRAGMASEEKGKRGQLAGGAGEVEEAGEVEEAGEVEGPIKVEGPIKVEGPIKVEGPIKVEGPIKVEGPIKLEGPINVEEAIHVEKTRHGGEEANKGKKPPQAKKATQMGNPSHAAERSRVKGEVVPAPDRGHGKESSDRQREPLDEYPQKEEAGRGKASPEGQETSREETRSSKRRSDRKRKKKKEEDDELFDEGCLSNESEEEDTFDDDLGGRTDEDIVEENQILIEEVYSGDSDFCNEEQAPGRKRRKKAGKKGRPPKREGGKGKRGASREKGAGAVPCGANVGGANIGGNVGGNVGGNCVSGGNVGCGNCVGCLSGANARGGNLCPERKKEEEYKTLVDDVNRACNEDDAANRSISKYTKVIEKIKRALDKEGTSEDTKDLSERIVKAVIQNFNDKMEIKMKLFSICSNLIRKDNAELRSKILKGVIPATDLAHMDSSDLAPISLKNKRKEHERKYFYENIYLRENFLNLKNNKNLEEEVFHPAGVTLEHQQRGEQREEQGEKQEEKQDDSRVGQEGGEESPEDGGVNVANTIGGVAEEGLTHPRGSKKRASSNQSDELHPLKQGDSNGEEKNVNPSSSMSANLSDSKQRRKGSSGNEDEEKNLCVMIPPMEKYSFEFTYQSLKGVYEHMPKYASSPILTFLDNSYNRIVTIIDASKNGQL; encoded by the coding sequence ATGGGGCAaacaggggaagaaggcagCAGAAATGGCGAGAGCGGTGAGAAGGAACAAGACGGAGACGTGGTGGAACCGATACAGTTCGTAGACGTCAACGCAACGAATATCTTCGATTTGGACTTAACCCAGTTAGATATAAAAAGAGTGAATAACCATATGAGGCTAAGTGAGATAAGTCAGCTGTACTACTACCTGAACAAGAACTCCTTTTGCTATACGTCGGAGGAGAGGCCATACATTTCTAACATGCTGCAATtgaaatcctttttttcctccaatgatgttgaaaattatgaaattcTTGAGCAGCTGAAGCAGCATGATGCGAGGGAGAATTCGCGGATGCGCAAGTTCAACCTCGGCCGGGTTATATCGCGTAGTAAGCTTGAGGAGAGGGAAATGATGGGAATgtcgggggggaagaggggcCCGCAGAAGGTGGGGGGTACGTGGAATGAGTACGGCGCTGATGTGCAGACCGACGTGGGGGATGAGTGGGAGGGGCGCGGCAGTGGTAGTGATAACCGAAATGGTAGTAGCAACCGAAATGGCAGTAGCAACCGCTACGCTAGTGACAACCGCTACGCTAGTGACAACCGCAATGGTGGTGATGGCGACCCCCTCGGCGGGGCAAaacccaagggggggagtaaCCAAAGGAACGGGCACCACACACCGGGGAAAGCGTGGCACACACGCGTGTCGCCCACAAACTCGTGTCACTCCTCCGAGTTGACCTCCTCAACGAGCTCCTCCTCGTTCTgctcgtcctcctcctcgtcctcttcctcgttGTCCTCCCTCTCTGCGTTTTCAACGAACAGGGCAGACAAGAGCGGAAAGAAGGGGACCCACATgagtaatttaaaaatcttagatgtgataaaaaagtacaatgAAAATctggaaaaaatagaaaccaaaaaaaaaaaaaaaattaaaagtcGAATTGGgaagctaaaaaaatatgactcAGTCAGCATCCAAGGGCATAACAACAAAATGGTCATGTGGCAGATATATAAGTTTGTGAAACAGAAGAGCAGCGTGAGCATTATAGGCCAATTGATATACAGCAGTAGGGACTGTAAGAAATTTCTTTACAACGGCTTGGATTGCCATATGAATAGGTGGAATGTGGTGCCCTGCCTGGGCTACCTCAACGATATCAGCGAACAAGAGGTGGCTCACAGGATACAGGTGTATAACTTTTACGAGTTTATTTACCTTTTCGATGAGTTTCCCCTCTGCTGTCGGCATAGGAGGAGGTTGTGTGGGGCCCAGTTCGGGGGGGAAACCGAGAAAACCAAACTGGGAGAGACAACCGAAGAAGCCACCCCTGGAGAGGCAAACCACAGCAGCCCCTGCGAGTACGACGACCAAATTGTGTTCAACTCCCTGCAGCGagagaagaagcagagggACCAACCCAACTGCAGCTTCCGAGTGTTTTACTACGACCgatttttgtataaaaacaCGCAGATGGTTccccagctagccaaaaactGCATCAGCATAAACAGGAGCACGGGagaaaatttcaatttttacctcAAGTCAAACGTATACGCAACAGTGAGAGACACCTACAATGTATTTTTCGATCCAAACAATACCTACGTGTTAAcccaaaaaaatttcgagtacttatattttttttgtttcaactGCGAAGCATATTatgatattaatataattctgtGTTCCCTCCTTTATAGCCACATGAATGGCTTGAAGGGGTTAGAGGCACCGGGGGACTTGGCGAAAATGGCTCCCTTCCTacaaaagtataaaaaacaatatgATGTGAGGATCAAAAGACAAAGGGTTAAACAAACAGacgtttattttatttgcccCAATTGTACACTCAACAATGTGCACCATGTGAATGAAcacctccctttttttttttatttttgtgacATCGTAAATCTGCATAATCatccctttttaatatacaatgagtgtatgaaaaatattttccatttggacCTTCCGTTTTTCTGCCTGTACAATGTGCCCGAGGAGAAGGCGCTGCTAAAtgctcagaaaaaaaaaatgcccattGTTGATAGGGGCAAAAGTTTGCCTGCACAGAAGGccagcaagaaaaaaaaaaacgcccccGTGTGTGCAAGCGGGAAACGCAGGAGCGGTAAAGGCGGGGAAGCGCCGGCCGTCGCGCAGGGGGGCAAGCAAATTGGCAACCCCATTGGGAGTGGCAGCACTATTGGGAGTGGCAACCCTATTGGGAGTAGCAGCACCATTGGAAGCAGCAACGCAATCGGAAGTAATAACACCACGGGGAGTAGCAACCCCATCGGAAGTAGCAACCCCATCGGTAGTAATAACACCACTGGGAGTAATAACACCACTGGGAGTAATAACACCACTGGGAGTAATAACACCTCTGGGAGTAGCAACCCCACTGGGAGTGAACGCTCCGCAGTTCGGGCGCAGGAAAGGGTGCCCCTCGCGCCGCTCACACCACCCGCGCGTGGTCGTCACTGCGAAGTGGCCGAGCGCGGGGCCCAAGAGGGGCAGCGGAGTTCGCGCGCGGGCATGGCTAGcgaggaaaaggggaaaagggggcaaCTCGCGGGGGGAGCAggcgaagtggaagaagcaggcgaagtggaagaagcagGCGAAGTGGAAGGACCAATCAAAGTGGAAGGACCAATCAAAGTGGAAGGACCAATCAAAGTGGAAGGACCAATCAAAGTGGAAGGACCAATCAAAGTGGAAGGACCAATCAAATTGGAAGGACCAATCAACGTGGAAGAGGCAATCCACGTGGAGAAAACTCGCCatgggggtgaagaagccaaCAAAGGGAAGAAACCCCCCCAGGCGAAAAAAGCCACCCAGATGGGAAATCCCAGTCATGCCGCGGAGCGAAGCCGAGTGAAAGGCGAGGTGGTCCCTGCGCCAGACCGTGGGCACGGTAAAGAAAGTTCTGATCGGCAGCGGGAACCCCTCGATGAGTAcccccaaaaggaagaagcagggAGGGGAAAGGCCTCCCCTGAGGGGCAGGAGACCTCCAGGGAAGAAACGCGAAGCAGCAAAAGGCGGAGCGataggaagaggaagaaaaaaaaggaagaggacgaTGAGTTGTTTGATGAGGGGTGCCTGTCAAACGAaagcgaagaggaagatacCTTTGACGATGACTTGGGTGGTCGCACAGACGAAGATATTGTGGAGGAGAATCAAATTTTGATTGAGGAGGTGTACAGCGGGGACTCTGATTTTTGCAACGAGGAGCAGGCGCCCGGGCggaagagaaggaagaaggcgGGGAAGAAAGGGAGGCCCCCCAAGAGGGAGGGCGGCAAGGGGAAGAGGGGCGCCTCGCGGGAGAAAGGAGCGGGAGCGGTCCCATGCGGTGCGAATGTGGGCGGTGCGAACATTGGCGGAAACGTGGGCGGAAACGTGGGCGGAAACTGCGTTAGCGGCGGGAACGTCGGCTGCGGAAACTGCGTGGGCTGCTTGAGCGGCGCGAACGCCCGCGGGGGGAACCTCTGCccggagaggaagaaggaagaagagtaCAAGACACTGGTGGACGACGTGAACCGCGCGTGCAACGAAGACGACGCAGCGAACAGAAGCATAAGCAAATACACCAAGgtgatagaaaaaataaaacgtgcCCTAGACAAAGAAGGCACCTCAGAAGATACCAAAGACCTCAGCGAAAGAATCGTAAAAGCAgtaattcaaaattttaatgacaaaatggaaataaaaatgaagctgTTTTCTATCTGCTCTAACCTCATACGGAAGGACAACGCAGAATTGAGGAGCAAAATTCTTAAGGGGGTAATACCGGCCACAGATCTGGCCCATATGGACTCATCAGATTTAGCTCCCATCAGTTTGAAGAACAAGAGGAAGGAACACGAGAGGAAATACTTTtacgaaaatatttatctgcGTGAGAATTTccttaatttgaaaaataataaaaatttggaggAGGAGGTTTTTCACCCCGCGGGGGTCACGTTGGAGCAtcagcagcggggggagcagcgggaggagcagggggagaagcaggaggagaagcaggatGATAGTCGAGTGGGGCAAGAGGGGGGCGAGGAGAGTCCAGAGGATGGCGGTGTTAATGTGGCGAATACGATCGGCGGAGTGGCCGAGGAGGGACTCACCCACCCCCGGGGTTCCAAAAAGAGAGCCTCTTCCAACCAGAGCGACGAGTTGCACCCCTTAAAACAGGGGGACAGCAatggagaggagaaaaacgTTAACCCCTCAAGTAGCATGAGTGCCAATCTAAGCGACAGCAaacaaaggagaaaagggtCCTCCGGAAATGAAGACGAGGAGAAGAACCTCTGTGTGATGATACCCCCCATGGAGAAATACTCATTTGAATTCACCTACCAGAGTTTGAAGGGCGTGTATGAGCACATGCCCAAATACGCCTCCTCCCCCATCCTCACCTTCCTGGACAATTCCTATAACCGCATCGTCACCATCATCGACGCGAGCAAGAATGGGCAGCTCTGA
- a CDS encoding hypothetical protein, conserved (encoded by transcript PVX_092005A): MWNLINYNYSGGGATGDGNEDGNDASGNGASGNAAGGIGASGIGNENPNADKDASQNGSDQKEVRPKEKKKKKAAKHFVRVIDEDGNDVVDKALGEDINEMDEDPTDKKKKKKKKKKKKKHLTSENRDKSPFLSDLSSYADYSPSDEGRGRKESHVTNEGGLGNQQECDASVSGEEVTEEEVIGEEASAEEATAEAPNGNEANGAGQAGQGTSAMANEWFFGKIKEILEPTMNQETISEMITNKYNSFNEANSGIFYLIENLLVRTNTQEKMELNKKQRSSYLYNHYNSMDSSVNEHYNFVNYSIYCINKELAANVELEATKMIKIYNYAFTKFKKDINFRDQIFADLVNEADEVSTLIVNEKNSQKKRIPKIDFLILANINSDNYNNIIESHSVQTPKLRLEDIFKINVN; this comes from the exons ATGTGGAACCTCATCAACTACAACTACAGCGGGGGAGGCGCAACCGGCGACGGCAATGAAGACGGAAACGATGCCAGCGGAAATGGCGCCAGCGGAAACGCCGCCGGTGGAATCGGCGCTAGCGGAATCGGAAAC GAAAACCCAAATGCAGATAAGGatgctagccaaaatggcaGTGACCAAAAGGAAGTCCgcccaaaggagaaaaaaaaaaaaaaagcagcaaaacaTTTCGTGAGAGTGATTGACGAAGATGGCAACGACGTTGTTGACAAAGCGCTCGGGGAGGACATAAACGAAATGGACGAAGATCCAACggataaaaagaaaaagaagaagaagaagaaaaaaaaaaaaaaacatttgacTAGCGAAAATAGGGACAAGTCCCCCTTCCTCAGCGATCTCAGTTCGTATGCTGACTACTCCCCAAGCGATGAAGGTAGAGGCCGGAAGGAGTCGCACGTAACGAATGAGGGTGGCTTGGGCAATCAGCAGGAATGCGACGCGTCCGTGAGCGGGGAGGAAGTCACCGAGGAAGAAGTCATTGGAGAGGAAGCCTCTGCGGAAGAAGCCACCGCGGAGGCGCCCAACGGCAACGAAGCAAACGGTGCAGGTCAGGCCGGGCAGGGAACCTCCGCCATGGCCAATGAATGGTTCTTTGGAAAGATCAAAGAAATTCTGGAGCCAACCATGAACCAGGAAACCATAAGCGAAATGATAACGAACAAATATAACAGCTTTAATGAAGCCAACTCTGGCATCTTCTATCTAATCGAGAACCTACTCGTCCGAACAAATAcgcaagaaaaaatggaattaaataaaaagcagAGAAGCAGCTACCTGTATAATCACTACAACTCCATGGATTCCTCCGTCAATGAACattacaattttgttaactACTCCATCTACTGCATTAACAAAGAGCTAGCTGCCAACGTCGAGTTGGAGGCcaccaaaatgataaaaatatataactatGCTTTTaccaaatttaaaaaggatatAAATTTTAGGGACCAAATTTTTGCCGACTTGGTGAATGAGGCGGACGAGGTCTCCACTTTGATAGTTAATGagaaaaacagccaaaagaAGAGGATCCCCAAAATTgacttcctcattttggcaAATATAAACAGCGACAACTACAACAATATAATCGAGTCGCACAGCGTGCAAACGCCCAAGTTGAGGCTCGaggacatttttaaaattaacgTGAATTGA